A stretch of Ammospiza caudacuta isolate bAmmCau1 chromosome 18, bAmmCau1.pri, whole genome shotgun sequence DNA encodes these proteins:
- the VPS37B gene encoding vacuolar protein sorting-associated protein 37B, protein MALDARRLEALSLQELSALLDDEEQLQDMAREMEEAQNVQHSKDMTLASNRSLAEGNLLYQPKLESLKSNLTEKYQELQVLFEAYQIKKTKLDRQSSNASLETLLALLQTEGAKIEEDTENMAERFLDGEIPLDSFIDEYQSKRKLAHLRRVKIEKLQEMVLKGQRLAQAQPPAQPRAAEPSAAPGDPYRDASPPPSVVPRRIPPPPPSGRFPAGPAPAPAPYPPLPPRPGAAQPPSQLPPPGCPAQFVPPYPPPLPQRPPRLPPHPGFILQ, encoded by the exons atgGCGCTGGACGCGCGGCGCCTGGAGGCGCtgagcctgcaggagctcagcgCGCTGCTGGACGAcgaggagcagctccaggacatGGCCCGCGAGATGGAAGAG GCCCAAAATGttcagcacagcaaggacatgACTCTTGCCAGCAACCGCAGCCTGGCAGAGGGAAATCTCCTGTACCAGCCAAAGTTGGAGTCTCTGAAATCAAATTTAACTGAGAAATATCAGGAGCTGCAAGTTCTTTTTGAGGCATACcagataaagaaaacaaaactag ACAGACAATCCAGCAATGCTTCCCTGGAgaccctgctggccctgctgcagacTGAGGGGGCCAAGATTGAGGAAGACACGGAG AATATGGCAGAAAGGTTCCTTGACGGTGAAATCCCGCTGGATTCCTTCATCGACGAGTACCAGAGCAAGAGGAAGCTGGCTCACCTGCGCCGGGTGAAGATCGAGAAGCTGCAGGAGATGGTGCTGAAGGGACAGAGACTCGCTCAGGCTCAGCCTCCGGCGCAGCCGAGGGCGGCCgagccctccgcagcccccGGGGACCCCTACCGGGATGCGAGCCCCCCTCCGTCGGTGGTGCCGCGGCGGatcccgcccccgccgccctccGGACGCTTCCCCGCGGgcccggcaccggcaccggctcCGTACCCGCCCCTCCCGCCGCGGCCCGGGGCCGCCCAGCCCCCGAGCCAGCTGCCCCCGCCGGGGTGCCCGGCCCAGTTTGTGCCACCCTATCCTCCACCGCTGCCCCAGAGACCGCCTCGCCTTCCTCCACATCCTGGCTTCATCCTCCAGTAA